One Paraburkholderia phytofirmans OLGA172 genomic window carries:
- a CDS encoding class I SAM-dependent methyltransferase — protein sequence MDDGRQGEEYIRAHEERLWNIFRVCCDSIPDGAKIISVGAGSAYIEHALYRFKNADITVVDFPEAIDYHRKYYEKSNFNTIGCDLSTPWVCEEKFDLALSSSIIQHIPRPPYEHVLMLSALLKKNGKLIINTPNFANIRNVIRLILMRPIMQSPEKVFGEVSFENEGVHRREYVPLEIYDAMKRCGLRVAEINYTENKRVESFKDFFFYSFGLLGLKQFWLSMIISATKEA from the coding sequence GTGGATGACGGCAGGCAGGGGGAAGAGTACATCCGCGCGCACGAGGAGAGGCTGTGGAATATTTTCAGAGTGTGCTGTGACAGCATTCCCGATGGCGCGAAAATAATCTCAGTGGGTGCTGGCAGTGCTTATATAGAGCACGCGCTATACCGTTTCAAAAATGCCGATATCACGGTGGTCGATTTTCCTGAGGCCATTGACTACCATCGGAAGTACTACGAAAAGAGCAACTTCAATACCATTGGCTGCGACTTGTCCACGCCGTGGGTTTGCGAGGAAAAATTCGATCTTGCTCTGAGCTCTTCGATCATTCAGCACATCCCGAGGCCGCCCTACGAGCACGTCCTGATGCTATCGGCGTTGCTGAAAAAGAACGGCAAGCTCATCATCAATACGCCCAACTTTGCCAACATCAGAAACGTCATCAGATTGATTCTGATGCGGCCCATCATGCAATCTCCCGAGAAAGTTTTCGGCGAGGTCAGTTTCGAGAATGAAGGGGTTCATCGCCGGGAATACGTGCCTCTGGAGATCTACGATGCAATGAAGCGGTGCGGGTTGAGGGTTGCTGAAATCAACTATACGGAAAATAAAAGAGTCGAGTCGTTCAAGGATTTCTTCTTCTACAGTTTCGGCTTGCTGGGCCTCAAGCAATTCTGGCTCAGCATGATCATTTCAGCGACGAAAGAAGCCTAG
- a CDS encoding lipopolysaccharide biosynthesis protein, with amino-acid sequence MKSFRTLLFSSLSGVVCEKVIGALAAVASNHLFASLYGAHFFGELQFALSLAYVVSSAALIFSAQAVAPIFGRHPRLRHLVFYRAFRLRLGSTLSVTLLFLIVVGLLMQSSSGALTLIAGLVMLGEPIALGALMAYAETKPWVITRAKAYASGVRVLWLLGAAHASVGAVVASFAWPLEACVAAAAPFSRYRTLAFNRPRSLHGSEMVTRTLVVRGLRIWPAIAASMLVLRMDRLLLGTLMSKTDLGIYSAAASLIEQWNSVGTTLALALAPAMVFAARGEDQLRSKAIKLSAYLAVIAAVALVGSLFAGRPVFLAIYGPAFEAGVPVMIFGTACSIATFVDAGLTTWLIAARRYRLMTVKLVVTIVAIGVAPFVMPSVLMMYAPAVATAVSIVLFWAVVFGQGTRVEVAP; translated from the coding sequence GTGAAATCTTTCAGAACACTGCTGTTTTCGTCGCTCTCCGGCGTGGTGTGCGAAAAGGTCATCGGGGCGCTCGCGGCAGTCGCGAGTAATCACCTGTTCGCCAGTCTGTACGGCGCTCATTTTTTCGGTGAACTGCAGTTCGCATTGTCGCTCGCGTATGTCGTTAGCAGCGCCGCACTGATATTCAGCGCTCAGGCCGTAGCGCCGATCTTTGGCAGGCATCCCCGACTGCGACACCTCGTGTTCTATCGGGCCTTCCGTTTGCGCCTGGGTTCGACGCTCAGCGTGACGCTGCTCTTTCTGATTGTCGTCGGGTTGCTGATGCAGTCCTCGAGCGGCGCCCTGACGCTGATCGCCGGACTGGTGATGCTGGGCGAGCCCATTGCGCTCGGCGCCCTCATGGCCTATGCGGAAACCAAGCCATGGGTCATCACGCGGGCAAAAGCCTACGCCAGCGGCGTTCGGGTGCTCTGGCTGCTGGGTGCCGCCCACGCGTCGGTTGGTGCGGTCGTCGCGTCGTTCGCATGGCCGCTCGAAGCCTGCGTGGCCGCCGCCGCGCCGTTCAGCCGTTATCGGACACTCGCCTTCAATCGACCGCGATCCCTGCACGGTTCGGAAATGGTCACGCGAACGCTCGTCGTGCGCGGACTCAGGATCTGGCCGGCGATTGCCGCCAGCATGCTGGTGTTGCGAATGGACCGGCTTCTGCTGGGCACGCTGATGTCGAAGACGGACCTTGGCATTTATTCGGCAGCGGCGTCGCTCATCGAGCAGTGGAACTCTGTCGGTACGACGCTTGCGCTGGCTCTTGCACCGGCAATGGTCTTCGCCGCTCGTGGCGAGGACCAGTTGCGCAGCAAGGCGATCAAGCTCAGTGCCTATCTGGCGGTGATCGCCGCAGTAGCACTGGTCGGAAGCCTGTTCGCGGGGCGGCCGGTCTTCCTGGCGATCTATGGACCTGCGTTCGAAGCCGGTGTGCCGGTCATGATTTTCGGCACCGCATGCTCGATCGCTACGTTCGTGGACGCAGGGCTCACTACCTGGCTCATCGCTGCCCGGCGTTACCGGCTGATGACGGTGAAGCTCGTCGTGACCATCGTTGCAATCGGAGTGGCGCCATTCGTGATGCCTTCGGTGCTCATGATGTATGCGCCGGCGGTGGCGACGGCCGTGTCCATCGTCCTGTTCTGGGCTGTCGTCTTCGGACAGGGGACGCGCGTGGAGGTGGCGCCATGA
- a CDS encoding phosphatase PAP2 family protein, translated as MNGFDLTILTFLTHGAFSTPFVNSAIKAIAGMYTFKGLLLVPILWWIWFRPTQRGEWEREIVIATFVSGLVALVLGRLLAHYLPFRVRPIYNPDLHLQFPVAEGEHELRFWSSFPSDHAMVWMSVAMGIFLVSYRVGIPAILYTAIFICATRIYLGLHYPTDVIAGLLIGVVVTYVMTRDSIRKPLAAPFLRWIHRWPGLCYAMAFVLCFELATQFDEVRMLVHAVSKVVAHS; from the coding sequence ATGAACGGATTCGATCTAACAATCCTAACTTTCCTGACCCACGGCGCTTTCAGCACTCCATTCGTGAATAGCGCGATCAAAGCGATCGCCGGTATGTACACGTTCAAGGGCCTGCTGCTCGTCCCCATACTGTGGTGGATCTGGTTCAGGCCTACTCAGCGCGGCGAATGGGAGCGCGAGATCGTCATCGCGACCTTTGTGAGCGGTCTTGTGGCACTCGTGCTAGGCAGATTGCTCGCACATTACCTGCCATTTCGCGTGCGACCAATCTATAACCCGGATTTGCACCTTCAGTTTCCAGTAGCCGAGGGGGAACATGAGTTGCGATTCTGGAGTTCTTTTCCGAGCGACCACGCAATGGTGTGGATGTCGGTCGCCATGGGAATTTTTCTCGTTTCATACCGCGTGGGGATACCCGCGATACTCTACACGGCGATCTTTATCTGCGCGACGCGTATCTATCTCGGCCTGCATTATCCGACCGACGTTATCGCTGGGTTGCTGATCGGCGTTGTGGTCACCTATGTAATGACCCGCGACTCCATCAGAAAGCCTCTCGCAGCGCCGTTCTTGCGATGGATCCACCGATGGCCCGGGCTCTGTTACGCGATGGCCTTCGTACTGTGTTTCGAGCTGGCAACGCAGTTCGATGAAGTGCGGATGCTCGTACACGCCGTTTCAAAAGTCGTCGCGCACTCGTAG
- a CDS encoding glycosyltransferase: MKVCFCNNRFPPKVVGGTELIVYDLAVQLRDRGHDVSILTLSDSRAAETAVVDGLRVHSMPNTNIYNQFSHAVRSGLKKALFGALDTFNPFVFLYALRHLRRLDIDTLCTNNLKGMGPAIWLAAWCLRIPVVHVLHDYWLLCPTSTMFRNGRACEQACQGCRTVSSPKAWFSRLVGHVVGVSNFVLERHRQQNFFSRALPCVIHNARQPFSAIPATPAEPHKPFRVGFIGRTDATKGIREFFASAAAAHRGDLELHIAGRDNEQVLDQLIAAHPDLPVVRYGFVAPKDFYSLVDLVVVTSMWNEPFGMVAFEPWEFFKPSIAFASGGLPEVFSAFPELTVPRGDVAALGALIRRLVDAPVFYRDIARRCHAQRDHFLPPRQLQQFEAVLLAAARHEQRDAGVRAIEVERDTRS; the protein is encoded by the coding sequence ATGAAAGTCTGCTTCTGCAATAATCGCTTTCCTCCGAAGGTTGTCGGGGGCACCGAGTTGATCGTCTACGATCTGGCGGTTCAGCTTCGTGACCGGGGTCATGACGTTTCCATTCTGACCTTGTCGGACTCGCGCGCGGCTGAAACAGCGGTCGTGGATGGTCTTCGCGTGCACAGCATGCCGAACACGAACATCTACAACCAGTTCTCGCATGCCGTGCGAAGCGGACTGAAAAAGGCCTTGTTCGGTGCATTGGATACGTTCAACCCGTTCGTATTCCTTTACGCACTGCGTCATCTGCGGCGCCTTGATATCGACACCCTCTGCACGAACAACCTCAAGGGAATGGGGCCGGCCATATGGCTCGCTGCATGGTGTTTGCGGATCCCGGTTGTGCATGTTCTGCATGACTACTGGCTGCTATGCCCGACCTCGACGATGTTCCGCAACGGTCGCGCGTGTGAGCAGGCATGCCAGGGATGTCGGACCGTTTCGTCCCCGAAGGCGTGGTTCTCGCGGCTGGTGGGGCATGTGGTCGGAGTCAGCAACTTTGTGCTGGAGCGCCATCGGCAACAAAATTTCTTCAGCCGCGCGCTGCCCTGCGTCATCCATAACGCGCGGCAGCCGTTCAGCGCGATCCCCGCGACGCCCGCCGAGCCGCATAAGCCTTTTCGGGTCGGCTTTATCGGACGCACCGACGCGACGAAGGGTATTCGTGAGTTTTTTGCGAGCGCGGCGGCGGCGCATAGAGGCGACCTGGAACTGCATATCGCGGGCCGGGACAACGAACAGGTTCTGGACCAACTGATCGCCGCGCACCCGGATCTGCCGGTCGTGCGTTATGGCTTCGTCGCTCCGAAAGACTTTTACTCATTGGTCGATCTCGTGGTCGTCACATCGATGTGGAACGAACCGTTCGGAATGGTCGCTTTCGAGCCTTGGGAATTTTTCAAGCCATCGATCGCGTTCGCCTCGGGCGGACTGCCGGAAGTATTCAGTGCCTTTCCCGAATTGACCGTGCCGCGTGGCGACGTCGCAGCACTCGGGGCGCTCATCCGGCGACTCGTCGACGCCCCGGTTTTCTACCGTGACATTGCCCGCCGCTGCCACGCACAACGTGATCACTTCCTGCCGCCGCGACAACTGCAGCAGTTCGAAGCGGTCCTGCTGGCTGCGGCGAGACACGAACAGCGCGATGCAGGCGTCCGTGCAATCGAAGTCGAGCGGGATACTCGAAGTTAG
- a CDS encoding glycosyltransferase, whose translation MRKRVLMVMTRDIPRAASNGRERTLRFIREAIGMDAEVRELKIRSVFEMGTLVSKLRAGLRIVEGMLAGKPCALQVAMFASGDGKRRLIETIDEFKPDVIYFDGIRMVDYAAFVRRRYPSSHIISDLDDLMSRRAHILRTGNFPLSMGYLAKSIPTAVVSLINLRLFRNLMLRYEEYALKGHERLAAASSNAVTLVSTTDADALERILPAAMKKRVHVIAPPIDSVKPVMRPADPVRFVFIGADSQLQNRLAIQYLLASWKQLELRFPLVIYGRMSGQYESVPNVTFAGFATTLDDVYTPTSIALCPTFLRGGIKSKVLEAISFGCVPVGNDAAYEGLNFEDAALAMDDARLERFLANPDADLNEVMAAAIRFSAFCERNFSLPVFARRWGDLLRPGVYAPKMEMNVVAGEGNLSAISIDVVQHSTHAKQR comes from the coding sequence ATGAGAAAACGCGTACTGATGGTAATGACCCGGGATATCCCTCGGGCGGCGTCGAATGGACGTGAACGCACTTTGCGCTTCATTCGCGAAGCGATCGGTATGGATGCCGAGGTGCGCGAACTCAAGATCCGCTCGGTATTCGAAATGGGCACGCTCGTTTCGAAGCTGCGCGCCGGCCTGAGGATCGTCGAAGGCATGCTTGCAGGCAAGCCGTGCGCGCTGCAAGTCGCCATGTTCGCCAGTGGGGATGGAAAGAGGCGACTGATCGAAACGATCGACGAGTTCAAACCCGATGTCATCTACTTCGATGGCATCCGGATGGTCGACTATGCCGCGTTCGTTCGCCGACGCTATCCGTCAAGCCACATTATCAGCGACCTGGACGATCTGATGTCGCGGCGTGCCCATATCCTGAGGACCGGCAATTTCCCATTGTCGATGGGCTACCTCGCGAAGTCGATCCCGACGGCGGTCGTCTCGCTGATCAATTTGCGGTTATTCCGCAATCTGATGCTGAGATATGAGGAATATGCGCTGAAAGGCCATGAGCGGCTGGCGGCCGCTTCCTCGAATGCCGTGACCTTGGTCTCGACAACGGACGCCGACGCGTTGGAGCGCATCCTGCCCGCCGCAATGAAAAAGCGGGTGCATGTGATCGCGCCGCCAATCGACTCGGTCAAGCCGGTGATGCGGCCCGCCGATCCGGTTCGGTTCGTATTCATCGGCGCGGACAGCCAGCTGCAGAACCGGCTCGCAATCCAGTACCTGCTGGCGTCATGGAAGCAGCTTGAGTTGCGCTTCCCGCTGGTCATTTACGGGCGTATGTCCGGTCAATACGAATCCGTGCCGAACGTGACGTTCGCCGGCTTTGCAACGACGCTCGACGACGTCTATACCCCCACCTCGATTGCCCTATGCCCGACGTTCCTGCGTGGTGGCATCAAGTCGAAGGTGCTGGAGGCTATCTCGTTTGGTTGCGTTCCGGTTGGCAATGACGCGGCGTATGAGGGGCTGAATTTTGAAGATGCGGCGCTGGCCATGGACGATGCGCGACTGGAGCGTTTTCTCGCCAATCCCGATGCCGATCTGAATGAGGTAATGGCCGCGGCGATACGGTTTTCCGCCTTCTGCGAGCGCAATTTCAGCCTGCCGGTGTTTGCGCGCCGCTGGGGCGATCTGCTCCGGCCAGGCGTGTACGCTCCGAAGATGGAGATGAATGTCGTTGCCGGCGAAGGCAACCTGTCCGCCATCTCGATTGACGTGGTGCAGCATAGTACCCATGCAAAGCAGCGTTGA
- the galE gene encoding UDP-glucose 4-epimerase GalE has protein sequence MTTKGTILVTGGAGFIGSHTCVELLNGGYDVVVIDNLVNSNRESLRRAEQITGKPVTFYEADARDEAALKRIFDAHPITGAIHFAALKAVGESVAKPIEYYSNNVGSLLALLGVMRDRNVKQFVFSSSATVYGVPKSSPIDESFPLSATNPYGQSKLIAEQVLRDLEVADPSWRIATLRYFNPVGAHESGLIGEDPAGIPNNLMPYVAQVAVGKLEKLRVFGGDYETPDGTGVRDYIHVVDLARGHLAALDALVKRDTSFVVNLGTGQGYSVLDVVRSFEKASGKPVPYEIVARRPGDVASCFADPAAAENIIGWRAQFGIEQMCADHWRWQSTNPHGFA, from the coding sequence TCGACAATCTCGTGAATAGCAACCGCGAGTCGCTGCGGCGCGCGGAGCAAATCACCGGTAAGCCCGTGACCTTCTACGAAGCCGACGCGCGCGATGAAGCGGCGCTCAAGCGCATTTTCGACGCACACCCGATCACCGGCGCGATTCACTTTGCCGCGCTGAAGGCGGTGGGCGAATCGGTCGCCAAGCCAATCGAGTACTACAGCAATAACGTCGGCAGTTTGCTGGCGCTGCTCGGCGTGATGCGCGATCGCAATGTGAAGCAGTTCGTGTTCAGTTCCTCGGCGACGGTGTATGGCGTGCCGAAGAGCTCACCGATCGACGAATCCTTTCCGCTGTCGGCCACCAATCCTTACGGGCAGTCGAAGCTGATTGCCGAGCAGGTTTTGCGCGATCTGGAAGTGGCGGATCCTTCATGGCGGATTGCGACGCTGCGCTATTTCAATCCGGTGGGCGCGCATGAGAGCGGCTTGATTGGGGAGGATCCGGCGGGTATTCCAAATAACCTGATGCCGTATGTGGCACAGGTTGCTGTCGGCAAGCTGGAGAAGCTGCGGGTGTTTGGCGGCGATTATGAAACGCCCGACGGCACCGGCGTGCGCGACTACATCCATGTGGTCGACCTGGCGCGCGGACACCTGGCCGCGCTCGACGCACTGGTCAAGCGCGATACCAGTTTCGTCGTGAACCTCGGCACAGGCCAGGGCTATAGCGTGCTGGACGTGGTGCGCTCGTTCGAGAAAGCGTCCGGCAAACCGGTGCCGTACGAGATCGTCGCGCGCCGTCCGGGCGACGTCGCGTCGTGTTTCGCCGATCCGGCGGCGGCCGAGAACATCATCGGCTGGCGTGCACAGTTCGGCATCGAACAGATGTGCGCGGATCACTGGCGCTGGCAGTCAACGAATCCGCACGGCTTCGCCTGA
- a CDS encoding DUF6418 domain-containing protein: protein MQIHQASEPTISVTHLIVPAVGIVALLFNTALPYLGYAEASATWTFVLAVLAVIYLVVTQPLFSVSTLFFMMIGLTGFVAGIGIEAGGLMTETAVQGEANGAFSRQLLFYVAFVGCALYGFNRYLKVRDTSVPVALITTELRSVALGFTLALAIIGAGVAAGLTQGFALLNGVNRYTIRNGSTGTESVLFNLFLNNQTFLALILGALATSKSRAVKCFSILLIIATTDLYILHGEQFMSVLHFGLSVLAPVVAVLVMKGKPVLRYMAIGGAIALVIGVGSVFSAYQGQGLDVQNTMTDRSLLQGQVWYVVDYDAHLFAAPPLGGAPAFWRFVHSLFSMDAPSFDDSFGYSGLRDVMVAYGEPHVITGYIKDDITFTMGQMAIPVFWFGLAGGALFVALTGVIYGALCALQIVFALRGGVIMLWLVVKVLSYASSGLQQGDYWSFFGVRTLFYVAMAFLWWVLVDSRSTARKMKRLVAS, encoded by the coding sequence ATGCAAATCCATCAGGCTAGCGAACCGACGATCTCTGTGACTCACCTGATCGTACCGGCGGTCGGCATCGTCGCATTGCTGTTCAATACGGCGCTGCCATACCTCGGCTACGCCGAGGCGAGCGCGACGTGGACCTTCGTGCTGGCAGTGCTCGCGGTCATCTATCTGGTGGTAACGCAACCGCTCTTTTCAGTATCGACGCTCTTTTTCATGATGATCGGGCTGACTGGATTTGTCGCCGGCATCGGCATCGAGGCGGGCGGTCTGATGACCGAAACGGCGGTCCAGGGTGAAGCGAACGGCGCCTTTAGCCGGCAGTTGCTTTTCTATGTCGCCTTCGTCGGTTGTGCGCTCTACGGCTTCAATCGATATTTGAAAGTTCGCGACACGAGCGTGCCGGTTGCGCTGATCACCACTGAACTGCGCAGTGTAGCGCTGGGATTCACACTGGCGCTCGCGATTATCGGCGCCGGCGTGGCAGCGGGGCTGACCCAAGGGTTCGCGCTGCTCAATGGTGTGAACCGTTACACCATTCGCAATGGAAGTACTGGGACCGAGAGTGTGTTGTTCAACCTGTTCCTGAACAATCAGACGTTTCTGGCGTTGATTCTCGGCGCGCTCGCCACCAGCAAAAGCCGTGCAGTCAAATGCTTTTCGATCCTGCTGATCATTGCGACGACGGATCTCTATATCCTTCACGGCGAGCAGTTCATGTCCGTGCTGCACTTCGGCCTCTCCGTCCTCGCCCCTGTGGTTGCGGTGCTCGTCATGAAAGGCAAGCCAGTACTACGATACATGGCAATCGGAGGCGCCATCGCGCTGGTGATCGGTGTCGGTTCGGTGTTTTCGGCCTACCAGGGGCAGGGACTCGATGTGCAAAACACGATGACGGACCGTTCGCTACTGCAGGGGCAGGTCTGGTACGTGGTCGATTACGACGCGCATCTCTTCGCCGCGCCTCCGTTGGGCGGCGCGCCGGCATTCTGGCGCTTCGTGCATTCGCTGTTCTCGATGGACGCGCCCAGCTTCGACGACAGCTTTGGCTACAGCGGCTTGCGCGACGTGATGGTCGCATACGGCGAGCCGCACGTGATAACAGGGTATATAAAGGACGACATCACCTTCACCATGGGGCAGATGGCGATTCCAGTATTCTGGTTCGGCCTGGCTGGCGGCGCGTTGTTCGTCGCGTTAACGGGCGTGATATACGGTGCGCTTTGCGCATTGCAGATAGTGTTCGCGCTTCGTGGCGGTGTGATCATGCTCTGGCTGGTCGTCAAGGTGCTGAGCTATGCGTCCTCCGGGCTCCAGCAAGGCGACTACTGGTCTTTCTTCGGTGTTCGCACGCTGTTCTACGTGGCCATGGCGTTCCTGTGGTGGGTCCTGGTTGATTCGCGGTCCACGGCGAGAAAAATGAAACGGCTGGTGGCATCGTGA
- a CDS encoding glycosyltransferase yields the protein MNRSTGFNVEVIDIPAESRSLKRYWWQFVLYPLHAIRVARSCEMVVLYQEDLSFLVPFIRLAGGKVCVLFHHVQRPGQARGLTERLKELYVRAIRGQVARSNLVLVESEVTATEMREVVPVPPERIQIMPCPFEDKYSPFDEPTPRAARARARAIVKEHMGLEIGDAILLLNVGSDETRKNNVTLFRALARMARKDLVIVRAGKPFNLSNRKECTRLVSESGIRAHFLDSVSDEDLGYLYQSADMYVSASLHEGFGRTVIEAQIAGIPVVASDTQVYRATMGDSFLPVSDPADPDAWVTAITRLANDPALAERLVERGKINARQYSSDVVCVSLRRSLLRAIGADAPDGEYTSAE from the coding sequence TTGAACAGGAGCACCGGCTTCAATGTCGAGGTGATCGATATTCCTGCTGAATCCCGTTCACTGAAGCGCTACTGGTGGCAGTTCGTTCTGTATCCGCTTCATGCGATCCGGGTAGCCCGGTCGTGCGAAATGGTCGTGCTTTATCAGGAGGATCTGAGCTTCCTCGTTCCGTTCATCCGCCTTGCCGGTGGCAAGGTCTGCGTGCTTTTCCATCACGTTCAGCGTCCTGGGCAAGCGCGAGGCTTAACGGAGCGGCTTAAGGAATTGTATGTTCGCGCAATCCGGGGACAAGTCGCCAGGTCGAATCTCGTGCTGGTGGAAAGTGAAGTGACCGCGACGGAGATGCGCGAAGTCGTGCCGGTCCCACCCGAACGCATCCAGATCATGCCTTGCCCGTTCGAAGACAAATATTCGCCGTTTGATGAGCCAACGCCGCGCGCTGCGCGGGCTCGCGCCAGGGCGATCGTCAAAGAGCACATGGGTTTGGAGATCGGCGATGCGATCCTGTTGCTGAACGTCGGCTCCGACGAGACCCGCAAGAACAACGTGACGCTATTTCGGGCGTTGGCCAGGATGGCGCGCAAGGATCTCGTGATCGTTCGCGCCGGCAAGCCGTTCAACCTCTCCAATCGCAAGGAATGCACGAGGCTGGTCAGCGAGTCGGGCATCCGCGCTCATTTTCTCGATTCCGTCAGCGACGAAGACCTCGGTTATCTCTATCAGTCCGCGGACATGTACGTCTCGGCGTCACTGCATGAGGGCTTCGGCCGGACCGTGATCGAGGCGCAGATCGCCGGGATTCCGGTCGTTGCTTCCGACACGCAGGTCTATCGGGCGACGATGGGCGATTCGTTTTTACCGGTCAGTGATCCGGCCGATCCCGACGCGTGGGTGACGGCGATCACTCGTCTCGCGAACGACCCCGCGCTGGCGGAACGCCTCGTCGAACGCGGCAAGATCAATGCGCGGCAGTACTCGTCGGACGTCGTCTGCGTTTCATTGCGCCGCAGTCTGCTTAGGGCTATCGGCGCTGACGCTCCCGACGGCGAGTACACATCTGCAGAATAA